The Clostridium sporogenes genome contains a region encoding:
- a CDS encoding Tim44 domain-containing protein — protein MKKRKNLIFIFLFSIFCIFNLSITVSARSGGGHSSGGGHSSSSHSSSGGHGSGIHGSRGSSSRGYYESRESNVGHLIEILIVPLFIILIWKKDTIICRTKISRKSKEAEEVIRRLKKVDMSYSKDMLQNRVEKTYFKMQEAWTSLNLEISKEYMSEDIYKLHNSKLAWMKIRNQRNVLKNIKLLNAKPVGLEHYEDNSKDFIWFYIHGAMIDYTIDETTTQVVDGNTRNSSFVEYWKFIKKNDSWVVDLIMQEDEVNIDRDFVIASEE, from the coding sequence ATGAAGAAGAGAAAGAATTTAATTTTTATATTTTTATTTAGTATATTTTGTATATTTAACTTGTCTATTACAGTATCAGCTAGATCTGGTGGTGGACATAGTAGCGGAGGGGGACATAGTAGTAGCAGTCATAGCAGTAGCGGTGGACATGGTAGTGGTATCCATGGAAGCAGAGGAAGTTCTTCTAGAGGATATTATGAATCAAGAGAATCTAATGTTGGCCATTTAATAGAAATTTTGATAGTGCCTTTATTTATAATACTAATTTGGAAAAAAGATACTATAATTTGTAGAACTAAAATTTCAAGAAAGAGTAAAGAGGCAGAAGAAGTTATTAGGAGATTAAAAAAAGTAGATATGAGCTATTCAAAAGATATGCTACAAAATAGAGTTGAAAAAACTTATTTTAAGATGCAAGAAGCATGGACAAGCCTTAATCTTGAAATATCCAAGGAATATATGAGTGAAGATATCTATAAACTACATAATTCTAAGTTAGCCTGGATGAAAATTAGAAATCAAAGAAATGTTTTAAAAAATATAAAACTTCTAAATGCAAAACCAGTAGGATTAGAGCATTATGAAGATAACTCAAAAGATTTTATTTGGTTTTACATTCATGGAGCAATGATAGATTATACAATAGATGAAACAACCACACAAGTTGTCGATGGAAACACTAGAAATAGCAGTTTTGTTGAGTATTGGAAATTTATTAAGAAAAATGATTCATGGGTTGTTGATTTAATAATGCAGGAAGATGAAGTTAATATAGATAGAGATTTTGTTATAGCATCAGAGGAATAA
- the addA gene encoding helicase-exonuclease AddAB subunit AddA, with product MSSTKWTDEQRQAIFTKNCNLLVAAGAGAGKTAVLVQRIIEKILDKEEPIDIDKLLVVTFTNAAAAEMRERIGDAISKGLDEDPESKVLRKQLTLLNKSNIMTIHSFCLQVIKNNFHTIEIDPNFRICDETEGILMKQEAMDELFDELYEIDNEDFIDLVEGYASRKDTRLQEVVLELHRFAKSAPLPYEWLLNMAEEFNVGEEFNFEETLWADMIMEDMKVLLHGFKNMLQQSIDVILNSVGIDYYYEPFKMDLNFINNLLQKSSFREFRNEIIFYDFPKLPVKRNKDADKEAKERVKKLRDKVKKKILELKSILDSYENEFIRKEFIFLYPSMKTLSNLVILFDKKYEAKKRERDLIDFNDIEHLSLSILTDKDDEGHIIPSDIALDYRKKFAEVLIDEYQDSNLVQEVIMSMVSRIKGYWSFYNGQLVFNEEEINFEEPQVGLDIPNRFMVGDVKQSIYRFRQAKPEIFLDKYNEYSEEEGSKYRKIKLFKNFRSRKEVINGVNYLFKQIMSKTIGELDYTEKEALTVGASYGEEVKGEPIELCLMDKKYELSEEVLKEYNMDEEEALDNIQLEGRLVAKKIQEVVGNDLEGGLKVFDKKLGEYRRIQYRDIVILMRATSNWAPVFVEELAKEGIPVFADTNSGYFDTTEIKTIISLLQIIDNPLQDIPLLSVLRSPIASFTDDELIDIRMVNKNIAFYECMEIIYRLYKNEKLDSYYSFYIEDEDKTNKIVKDMKEELKNKIYSFIEKLNLWRKKSIHIDIDEFIWFLYVETGYYGYVGALPAGEQRQANLRILFQRAKQYEKTSYKGLFNFINFINKLKFSSGDMGSAKILGENENVVRIMSIHKSKGLEFPVVILSGTGKNFNMTDLNKNILFHRDLGYGPDYVDIERRIAYPSLVKNIIKNKIRLETLSEEMRILYVALTRAREKLIITGLINNVDKTVENWLNLSEEKNKVPEYAVMSGKTYLDWIGPAVIKHKDAVSFREELKMASELCNIVDDKSKWKIELWNKKELLKEKVEENEIEISEKIKETLMNLEESNYKEEIYKRLSFNYKYDSASSIPTKLSVSDVKKQFILDDEENTEELFKKVELRKPMFMEEKKKISPSERGTIIHLFMQHLDLKKVEKEEDIREQINRLIEKEFITYEQSKVINPYKILKFCRSELGKRMINSNNINREMPFSIEIPAVEIYKELDKEIYIDEKLVIQGIIDCYFEEEEGLVLLDYKTDYVNDIEEIKNRYKIQIKYYEEALKRITGKTVKDKYLYLFSIDNYIKIH from the coding sequence ATGAGTAGCACTAAGTGGACAGATGAACAAAGGCAGGCTATTTTTACTAAGAATTGTAACTTGCTTGTAGCAGCAGGGGCAGGGGCTGGTAAGACTGCTGTTTTGGTTCAGAGAATAATTGAAAAAATATTGGATAAAGAGGAACCTATAGATATAGATAAATTATTAGTAGTTACTTTTACTAATGCAGCTGCAGCAGAAATGAGAGAGAGAATAGGAGATGCTATTTCTAAAGGGTTAGATGAAGACCCAGAGTCAAAGGTATTAAGAAAACAACTTACTTTATTAAATAAGTCAAATATAATGACTATTCACTCCTTTTGTCTACAAGTTATAAAAAACAATTTTCATACTATAGAAATAGATCCTAATTTTAGGATATGTGACGAAACAGAAGGAATACTTATGAAACAAGAGGCAATGGATGAGCTTTTTGATGAATTATATGAAATAGACAATGAAGATTTTATTGATTTAGTAGAAGGCTACGCTAGTAGAAAGGATACTAGATTACAAGAAGTGGTTTTAGAATTACATAGATTTGCTAAAAGTGCACCTCTTCCTTATGAGTGGCTTTTAAATATGGCAGAAGAATTCAATGTGGGGGAAGAGTTTAATTTTGAAGAAACATTGTGGGCAGATATGATTATGGAGGATATGAAAGTATTATTACATGGATTTAAAAATATGCTACAGCAATCTATAGATGTAATATTAAATTCAGTAGGCATAGACTATTATTATGAACCTTTTAAAATGGATTTGAATTTTATAAATAATTTACTTCAAAAATCAAGTTTTAGAGAATTTAGAAATGAAATAATATTTTATGATTTTCCTAAGTTGCCAGTAAAAAGAAATAAAGATGCGGATAAAGAGGCTAAGGAAAGGGTTAAAAAATTAAGGGATAAGGTAAAGAAAAAAATACTAGAGCTTAAAAGTATATTAGATTCCTATGAAAATGAATTTATAAGGAAGGAATTTATATTTTTATATCCTTCAATGAAGACTTTATCCAACTTAGTAATACTATTTGATAAAAAATATGAAGCTAAAAAAAGAGAACGAGATTTAATTGATTTTAATGATATAGAGCATTTAAGTTTATCTATATTAACAGATAAAGATGATGAGGGACATATAATTCCTTCAGATATTGCTTTAGATTATAGAAAAAAATTTGCAGAAGTACTTATAGATGAATACCAAGATAGTAATTTGGTACAAGAAGTTATTATGAGTATGGTATCTAGGATAAAAGGTTATTGGAGTTTTTATAATGGTCAATTAGTGTTTAATGAAGAAGAAATAAATTTCGAAGAGCCTCAAGTAGGGTTAGATATTCCTAATAGATTTATGGTAGGAGACGTAAAACAAAGTATATATAGATTTAGGCAGGCAAAACCTGAGATATTTTTAGATAAATATAATGAGTATAGTGAAGAGGAAGGTTCAAAATATAGAAAAATAAAGCTCTTTAAGAACTTTAGAAGTAGAAAAGAAGTAATAAATGGTGTAAATTATTTATTTAAACAAATAATGTCTAAAACTATAGGAGAGTTAGATTATACAGAAAAAGAAGCTTTAACTGTTGGAGCTAGTTACGGGGAAGAGGTAAAGGGTGAGCCTATAGAATTATGTTTAATGGATAAAAAGTATGAATTAAGTGAAGAAGTACTAAAAGAATATAATATGGATGAAGAAGAAGCTTTAGATAACATACAATTAGAAGGACGATTGGTAGCTAAGAAAATACAGGAAGTAGTAGGAAATGATTTAGAAGGGGGATTAAAGGTATTTGATAAAAAACTAGGAGAATATAGAAGAATTCAATATAGAGATATAGTAATTCTTATGAGAGCTACATCGAATTGGGCACCAGTATTTGTAGAAGAACTTGCAAAGGAGGGTATACCGGTTTTTGCAGATACAAATTCCGGCTATTTTGATACAACAGAAATAAAGACTATTATATCTTTACTGCAAATAATAGATAATCCTCTGCAAGATATACCATTACTTTCCGTATTAAGATCTCCTATAGCTTCTTTTACAGATGATGAACTTATAGATATAAGAATGGTAAATAAAAATATAGCTTTCTATGAATGTATGGAAATAATATATAGATTATATAAAAATGAAAAATTAGATTCCTATTATAGTTTTTATATAGAAGATGAAGATAAGACAAATAAAATAGTAAAAGACATGAAAGAGGAATTAAAAAATAAAATATATAGTTTTATAGAAAAGTTAAATTTATGGAGAAAAAAGTCTATTCATATAGATATAGATGAGTTTATATGGTTTTTATATGTAGAGACAGGATACTATGGCTATGTAGGGGCTCTTCCAGCAGGAGAACAAAGACAGGCAAATTTAAGAATACTTTTCCAAAGGGCAAAGCAATATGAAAAGACTAGTTATAAGGGATTGTTCAACTTTATAAATTTTATAAATAAATTAAAATTTAGTAGTGGAGATATGGGAAGTGCAAAAATACTTGGAGAAAATGAAAATGTAGTAAGAATAATGAGTATTCATAAGAGTAAGGGGCTAGAGTTCCCAGTAGTTATATTAAGTGGTACCGGTAAGAATTTTAATATGACAGATCTTAATAAAAATATATTATTTCATAGAGACTTAGGATATGGTCCAGATTATGTAGATATAGAAAGAAGAATAGCTTATCCATCTTTAGTTAAAAATATCATAAAAAATAAAATAAGGTTAGAAACTTTATCAGAAGAAATGAGAATATTATATGTAGCTTTAACAAGGGCAAGAGAAAAGCTCATAATAACAGGATTAATAAATAATGTAGATAAAACCGTGGAAAATTGGTTGAATCTATCAGAAGAGAAAAATAAAGTACCAGAATATGCTGTTATGAGTGGGAAAACATATTTAGATTGGATAGGGCCAGCTGTTATAAAACATAAAGATGCTGTAAGTTTTAGAGAAGAACTAAAGATGGCATCAGAGCTATGTAATATAGTAGATGATAAGTCAAAATGGAAAATAGAATTATGGAATAAAAAAGAATTATTAAAGGAAAAAGTTGAAGAGAATGAGATTGAGATTAGTGAAAAAATAAAGGAAACGCTAATGAATTTAGAAGAAAGTAACTATAAAGAAGAAATATATAAAAGACTTTCTTTTAATTATAAATATGATAGTGCATCGAGCATACCAACAAAATTATCAGTTTCAGATGTGAAAAAACAATTTATATTAGATGATGAAGAAAATACAGAAGAATTATTTAAAAAAGTAGAGCTTAGAAAACCCATGTTTATGGAAGAAAAAAAGAAAATATCTCCTTCAGAGAGAGGAACTATTATACATTTATTCATGCAACATTTAGATTTAAAAAAGGTAGAAAAGGAAGAGGATATAAGAGAACAAATAAATAGACTAATAGAAAAAGAATTTATAACCTATGAACAATCAAAGGTTATAAATCCATATAAAATATTAAAATTTTGTAGAAGTGAACTAGGAAAAAGAATGATTAATTCTAATAATATAAATAGAGAAATGCCTTTTTCTATTGAAATACCTGCAGTAGAAATTTATAAAGAGCTAGATAAAGAAATATATATAGATGAAAAATTAGTGATTCAGGGAATAATAGATTGCTATTTTGAAGAGGAAGAGGGGCTAGTATTATTAGATTATAAAACAGATTATGTTAATGATATAGAAGAGATAAAGAATAGATATAAAATACAGATTAAATATTATGAAGAAGCTTTAAAGAGAATAACAGGAAAAACTGTAAAAGATAAATATTTATATTTATTTTCTATAGATAATTATATAAAAATTCATTAA